A region from the Desulfoglaeba alkanexedens ALDC genome encodes:
- the dsrJ gene encoding sulfate reduction electron transfer complex DsrMKJOP subunit DsrJ produces the protein MYDAGKIIPGIILFLAVFTFPLWSNMGQAVPPPNPELPKTETACVDPREVMKTSHMQLLNEWRDLVVRDGNRRWVGFNGREHIMSLQNNCMSCHSSKVKFCDQCHNYAGVTPYCWDCHIEPKENM, from the coding sequence ATGTATGATGCAGGAAAGATCATTCCCGGCATAATCCTGTTTCTGGCCGTGTTTACCTTTCCCTTGTGGTCCAACATGGGGCAGGCGGTTCCGCCTCCCAACCCGGAATTGCCCAAGACGGAAACCGCATGCGTGGACCCCAGGGAAGTCATGAAGACATCGCACATGCAACTCCTCAACGAATGGCGGGACTTGGTTGTCCGCGACGGCAACCGACGCTGGGTGGGGTTCAACGGCCGCGAGCACATAATGAGCCTGCAGAACAATTGCATGTCCTGTCATTCCAGTAAGGTGAAGTTCTGCGACCAGTGCCACAACTACGCCGGCGTGACCCCATATTGCTGGGATTGCCACATTGAGCCCAAGGAGAATATGTGA
- the dsrM gene encoding sulfate reduction electron transfer complex DsrMKJOP subunit DsrM — MNPLNAIVFSLVAVGVLVLVALLGAGVADLQYFFGVVVPYAAAAVFFIGVVYRVVYWARSPVPFRIPTTCGQQKSLPWIKHDALENPVTKGQAVMRMVLEVLLFRSLFRNTRLEFRRGPKIDYASAKWLWLGAIVFHYAFLVVFIRHLRFFTEPIPGFIHLIENVDGFLEVGVPRLFLSGVVLLAALTYLFLRRVTVPQLSYISLPADYFPLFLIFGIGLTGILMRYFIKVDVVAAKELTLGLATFHPTVPEGIGSIFYLHLFLVSVLFAYFPFSKLVHMAGVFLSPTRNLPNNSRIQRHINPWNYPVKVHTYEEYEEEFREKMIEAGLPVEKKE; from the coding sequence ATGAACCCATTGAACGCCATTGTTTTTTCATTGGTAGCCGTGGGCGTGCTGGTGCTGGTTGCTCTGCTGGGGGCGGGGGTGGCGGATCTGCAGTATTTCTTTGGGGTGGTGGTGCCTTATGCGGCCGCCGCCGTCTTTTTCATAGGGGTGGTCTACCGGGTCGTCTATTGGGCGCGTTCCCCCGTACCGTTTCGCATCCCCACCACCTGCGGGCAGCAGAAGTCGCTTCCCTGGATCAAACACGATGCCCTTGAAAACCCCGTGACCAAGGGCCAGGCGGTGATGCGCATGGTCCTGGAGGTGTTGCTTTTCCGATCGCTGTTTCGGAACACCAGGCTGGAGTTCCGCCGGGGACCCAAAATCGATTACGCCTCGGCCAAGTGGCTGTGGCTGGGAGCCATCGTATTTCATTACGCGTTTCTTGTAGTGTTCATCCGGCATCTGCGTTTTTTCACCGAGCCCATCCCCGGGTTCATTCATCTGATTGAAAACGTGGACGGTTTCCTCGAAGTCGGCGTCCCGCGGCTTTTCCTTTCCGGCGTTGTGTTGCTTGCGGCTCTGACCTACCTTTTCCTGCGCCGCGTGACCGTCCCCCAGCTGAGCTACATCAGCCTGCCCGCCGACTATTTCCCGCTCTTTCTCATTTTCGGTATCGGCCTCACGGGAATTCTCATGCGGTATTTCATCAAGGTGGACGTGGTGGCCGCCAAGGAACTCACGCTGGGACTGGCCACGTTCCATCCCACAGTTCCCGAGGGGATCGGAAGCATCTTTTATCTTCACTTGTTTTTGGTGAGCGTGCTTTTCGCCTATTTTCCCTTCAGCAAGCTGGTGCACATGGCCGGCGTGTTCCTGAGCCCAACGCGGAATCTGCCCAACAACAGCCGCATCCAGCGTCACATCAATCCATGGAATTATCCTGTCAAGGTTCATACATACGAAGAGTATGAGGAAGAATTCAGGGAAAAGATGATTGAAGCTGGTTTGCCAGTCGAGAAAAAGGAGTGA
- a CDS encoding TetR/AcrR family transcriptional regulator, with product MTAAARRLYDDQVVILTLSVRRKGWIMPVSDRFIKLEPGKQQKILDAAVDEFARHGFRQASVNRIVQAVGIAKGSLFQYFGSKEGLFQFVFRHAVELVRGRLRCVKEETRDADFFERIRQSILAGVRFIDEHPHVYQIYLKMIFQEGFPWRAEFLQQVRLFSAEYLRPHLERGIRDGELRDDLDVDLALFFLDASMDRFLQAYAVSFLDAGVGLYRADPEQVMRFIDEFMLLLRHGLGKGTGVMVSTPRRPGVGKTPAAESADRT from the coding sequence TTGACGGCGGCAGCCCGACGGCTCTATGATGACCAGGTGGTCATTTTGACGCTTTCTGTTAGGCGAAAGGGTTGGATCATGCCCGTAAGCGACAGGTTCATCAAGCTGGAACCCGGTAAGCAGCAAAAGATCCTCGATGCAGCCGTGGATGAATTCGCTCGTCACGGCTTCCGTCAGGCGAGTGTCAACCGGATCGTCCAGGCCGTCGGCATCGCCAAGGGCTCCCTTTTTCAGTATTTCGGGAGCAAGGAAGGCCTGTTCCAGTTTGTCTTCCGCCACGCCGTGGAACTGGTCCGCGGGCGGCTTCGCTGCGTGAAGGAAGAAACCCGTGACGCAGACTTTTTTGAACGCATCCGCCAGAGCATCCTGGCCGGCGTCCGGTTCATCGATGAGCACCCCCACGTTTATCAGATCTACCTGAAGATGATTTTCCAGGAAGGGTTTCCTTGGCGAGCCGAATTTCTGCAGCAGGTGCGGCTCTTTTCGGCGGAATACCTGAGGCCTCACCTGGAACGCGGCATCCGGGACGGGGAACTTCGCGACGATTTGGATGTGGACCTGGCTCTTTTTTTTCTCGACGCGTCGATGGACCGTTTCCTCCAAGCGTATGCCGTCTCCTTCCTGGATGCCGGCGTGGGGCTGTATCGGGCCGACCCGGAACAGGTCATGCGGTTCATAGATGAATTCATGCTGCTGCTGCGGCACGGACTGGGAAAGGGAACCGGAGTGATGGTTTCCACGCCCCGTAGACCGGGGGTAGGGAAAACGCCTGCCGCGGAGTCGGCCGACAGGACGTGA
- a CDS encoding RsbRD N-terminal domain-containing protein — protein sequence MAFEDQLSANRSKILKKWFQAIADTYSPETARFLKKEKDPFANPVGNSILEGIEGIYDALFEEIDAAKVSPFLDQVIRVRAVQEFKPSEALVFIFLLKEVIREALSESIDVFPEAFQRMEGKIDELALISFNIYMECREKLYQLRVDEIKNRTARLLQRADFIWETYLKEKEPQEDS from the coding sequence ATGGCATTCGAAGACCAGCTCAGCGCCAACCGTTCGAAAATCCTAAAGAAGTGGTTTCAGGCCATTGCGGACACTTATTCGCCGGAAACCGCGCGATTCCTGAAGAAGGAAAAAGATCCTTTCGCCAATCCCGTAGGCAATTCCATCCTGGAGGGCATCGAAGGGATCTACGATGCCCTCTTCGAAGAGATCGACGCGGCCAAGGTCAGTCCCTTCCTGGACCAGGTGATCCGCGTGCGGGCGGTGCAGGAATTCAAGCCGTCCGAGGCTCTCGTTTTCATCTTTCTGTTGAAAGAGGTGATCCGGGAGGCATTGAGCGAGAGCATCGACGTGTTTCCGGAAGCCTTTCAGCGGATGGAAGGGAAGATCGATGAGCTGGCCTTGATTTCCTTCAACATCTACATGGAATGCCGGGAAAAGCTCTACCAACTGCGGGTGGATGAAATCAAGAACAGGACGGCCAGGCTTCTGCAAAGGGCCGATTTTATATGGGAAACCTATTTGAAGGAAAAGGAACCCCAAGAGGATTCATAA
- the dsrK gene encoding sulfate reduction electron transfer complex DsrMKJOP subunit DsrK → MAKVPKPDELAQIEHRPPESPWTETPVEFRPGTYCYGAKPQNIEPVDMPNPRDWNPADEDWKLPENWKQTVLDGMKLRLNRFRSFKLFMDICVRCGACADKCHYFIGSGDPKNMPVLRAELMRSVYRNDFSTFGKMLKKYAGARELTEDVIKEWFYYYFQCTECRRCSVFCPYGIDTAEITIIGRELLNEIGCQIDWIAGAVANCYRTGNHLGIQPHAFRDMIEFFVDEIEEVTGVRVEPTFNRKGAEILFITPSGDVFADPGTYTLMGYMMLFHEIGLDYTWSTYASEGGNFGLFTSHEMMKRLNAKMYAEAKRLGVKWILGGECGHMWRVINQYMDTMNGPADFLEVPKSPITGTVFENARSTKMTHIVEFTADLIRHGKLNLDPSRNDNKIVTFHDSCNPARAMGILEEPRYILRNVCNHFYEMPENTIRERTFCCGAGTGLNTDEYMEMRMRGGLPRANAVKYVHDKFGVNMLANICAIDRAVFPPLMDYWVPGVDVTGIHELVANALIMKGEKKRTTDLRYEPLPGMEEEEEEEEDV, encoded by the coding sequence ATGGCCAAAGTCCCCAAACCCGACGAACTCGCTCAGATAGAACATCGGCCGCCCGAAAGCCCATGGACCGAAACCCCGGTGGAATTTCGGCCGGGCACCTACTGCTATGGGGCGAAACCGCAGAACATCGAACCGGTGGACATGCCCAATCCCAGGGACTGGAACCCCGCGGACGAAGACTGGAAGCTCCCGGAGAACTGGAAGCAGACCGTACTGGACGGCATGAAGCTCCGCCTGAACCGGTTTCGATCCTTCAAGCTCTTCATGGACATCTGCGTGCGGTGCGGGGCCTGCGCCGACAAGTGCCATTACTTCATCGGATCGGGCGATCCCAAGAACATGCCGGTGCTTCGAGCCGAACTGATGCGTTCCGTGTACCGAAACGATTTCTCCACGTTCGGAAAAATGCTCAAAAAGTATGCCGGCGCACGCGAACTCACCGAAGACGTCATCAAGGAATGGTTCTACTACTATTTCCAGTGCACGGAATGTCGGCGTTGCTCGGTTTTCTGTCCCTACGGCATCGACACGGCCGAAATCACCATCATTGGCCGCGAACTCCTGAACGAAATCGGCTGTCAGATCGACTGGATCGCCGGCGCGGTGGCCAACTGCTACAGGACGGGCAACCACCTGGGTATCCAGCCTCACGCCTTTCGTGACATGATCGAATTTTTCGTTGATGAAATCGAGGAAGTGACCGGCGTGCGGGTGGAACCAACGTTTAACCGCAAAGGCGCCGAAATCCTCTTCATCACGCCTTCGGGTGACGTCTTCGCAGACCCGGGCACCTATACCCTCATGGGCTACATGATGCTCTTCCACGAAATCGGCCTGGACTACACGTGGAGCACCTATGCGTCGGAAGGCGGCAACTTCGGGCTGTTCACCTCCCATGAAATGATGAAGCGGCTGAACGCAAAGATGTACGCGGAAGCCAAGCGCCTGGGAGTCAAGTGGATCCTGGGCGGTGAATGCGGCCACATGTGGCGCGTGATCAACCAGTACATGGATACCATGAACGGACCGGCTGATTTTCTGGAAGTGCCCAAGTCGCCCATCACCGGAACCGTTTTTGAAAACGCGCGGTCCACCAAGATGACCCACATCGTGGAATTCACGGCGGACCTGATCCGGCACGGCAAGCTGAACCTGGACCCCAGCCGCAATGACAACAAGATCGTGACATTCCACGATTCCTGCAACCCGGCGCGCGCTATGGGCATCCTGGAAGAACCGCGCTACATTTTGCGAAACGTGTGCAACCACTTCTACGAAATGCCGGAAAACACCATCCGGGAACGGACCTTCTGCTGCGGTGCAGGTACGGGACTGAACACCGACGAATACATGGAAATGCGCATGCGCGGCGGGCTGCCCCGGGCGAATGCCGTCAAGTATGTCCATGATAAGTTCGGCGTCAACATGCTTGCCAACATCTGCGCCATCGACCGCGCCGTGTTCCCGCCTCTCATGGACTACTGGGTGCCGGGAGTCGACGTCACCGGCATTCACGAACTGGTGGCCAACGCTCTCATCATGAAGGGCGAAAAGAAGCGGACCACGGACCTCCGTTATGAGCCGCTTCCGGGGATGGAAGAGGAAGAGGAGGAGGAAGAAGATGTATGA
- the dsrO gene encoding sulfate reduction electron transfer complex DsrMKJOP subunit DsrO yields the protein MEESRRSFLKIGGISVLGLSALPVLQAVAQNDGPKFKPDPNALQARQWGMVIDMNKCWEEQQKRHCTDCIAACHKVHNVPDIADPKREIKWIWTDKYEHVFPDQAHEYVPEKIRESRFLLLCNHCSNPPCVRVCPTQATFKREQDGIVMMDFHRCIGCRYCMAGCPFGARSFNWGDPRPYLAEQNMEFPTRTKGVVEKCNFCAERLDVGQIPACVEACKAKALVFGDVEDPDSEIRKILDTHYTIRRKVNLGTGPNIYYIV from the coding sequence ATGGAAGAAAGCAGAAGAAGCTTTTTGAAGATAGGCGGCATCTCCGTTTTGGGCCTGAGCGCGCTGCCCGTCCTGCAAGCCGTGGCCCAGAACGACGGCCCGAAGTTCAAGCCCGACCCAAACGCTCTGCAGGCGCGCCAGTGGGGCATGGTGATCGACATGAATAAATGTTGGGAGGAACAGCAGAAGCGCCACTGTACCGACTGCATCGCGGCCTGCCACAAAGTGCACAACGTTCCGGATATCGCCGATCCCAAGCGCGAAATCAAGTGGATCTGGACCGACAAGTATGAACACGTCTTTCCGGATCAGGCGCACGAATACGTACCGGAAAAGATACGGGAGAGCCGGTTCCTGCTGCTGTGCAACCATTGCAGCAACCCGCCCTGCGTCCGGGTTTGCCCGACACAGGCCACGTTCAAGCGCGAGCAGGACGGGATCGTGATGATGGACTTCCATCGCTGCATCGGTTGCCGTTACTGCATGGCCGGCTGTCCCTTCGGCGCGCGTAGCTTCAACTGGGGAGACCCCCGGCCTTATCTCGCCGAGCAGAACATGGAGTTTCCCACGCGAACCAAGGGCGTGGTCGAGAAGTGCAACTTCTGCGCCGAACGTCTCGACGTGGGCCAGATTCCGGCGTGCGTGGAAGCCTGCAAGGCCAAGGCGCTGGTTTTCGGGGACGTGGAAGATCCTGACTCTGAGATCCGAAAGATTCTGGACACACACTACACCATCCGCAGAAAGGTCAACCTGGGTACCGGTCCCAACATCTACTACATCGTGTGA